The sequence below is a genomic window from Brevibacillus laterosporus.
CTGCGCGCAAATCTGTAGCCTCTACTGTAGCCCCATAAAACTTATCAACACCACGGATAAAAGCTGTTCCTAGGTCTACAAAGATGGAAGCACCCATGCGCTCCAGTTCAGTCACATGCTTGAACCTTCCTTCAAACACCGTCTCCTTCATCAAACTTGTTCCGTTTGCTAGCGACAGAAACACCATCATCTGCGCTTGCAAATCGGTTGGAAAACCAGGATAGGGAGACGTCATAATGCGATTAATCGCCCGTGGACGAGAAGTGTTTTTTATTTCCATTATATCATGGTATGTTTTGATTTCAACACCGCTACCACGTACTAGTTCAACCAAAGCAGTTAAATGTTCAGGAATCGTATTACTAAGTTCAATATGTCCTTTTGACAATCCTACAGCTAACAGATGCGTGCCCGTCACGATCCGGTCCGGGATAACACGATAACTGATGGCTCTCAGCCTTGGAACACCGTCAATCTCTATGGTATCCGTTCCTGCTCCGCGGACTTTTGCTCCCATTGAATTTAGGAAATTTTGCAGATCAATGATTTCGGGCTCGCGTGCGGCATTGTATATCCGGGTCGTACCTTTTGCCAGAACAGCAGCCATCATAATATTCTCCGTTGCACCTACACTTGGAAACGTTAAGAATATTTTTGTACCTTCGAGCGCTGGTGAACGGAAAGTAATGTAGCCCTCAGCATCAATGTATTGCGCACCTAAAGCAGCCAAACCGGAAAGATGGAGATCAATTCGTCTCTCCCCGATGGCACAGCCTCCAGGACGTGAAATGGTTACTTCCCCCAATCGTGCTAATAATGGGCCCATGAGGAAAATGGAAGAACGCATTTGTCCCATTAAATCTTCAGGTACCTGAGTCCGATTAATACCTGTCGTATCAATCGTGACAGTATGCTCTTTGTGACTTACTTTCGCTCCAATTTCGCTCAAAATTTTGAGCATTACTTCTATGTCCTTCAAATGTGGTACATCGTAGATATGAAACTGCCCTTCAGCGAGTACAGTCGCAGCTAGAATTGGCAGAGCGGCATTTTTGGCTCCATGAATCCGTAGCGTTCCGGACAGAGGTTTTCCACCTTCGATAGCAAAAGCTTCCAAACTTTCACCTCCGTGTTACCCCTCGCCGATCACCAAAACCTCCGTATGCAAATCTACGTTAAAGTTTTTCAGTACCGTAGCACGAGCATGCTCAATTAAGGTGAGGACGTCGGTCGCCGTGGCTCCTCCTCGATTTACGATGAAATTAGCATGCATCTCAGATATTTGAGCTCCCCCAATGATAAAGCCTTTTAGCCCTGATGCTTCAATCAAACGTCCTGCATGATCTCCAGGTGGATTACGGAAAACGCTACCTGCGCAAGGCGAGTTAAAAGGTTGCGTACTAAGCCGACGGTCTTTGAACTGAGCCAGTGATGTAGCAATCTCTTTGCGATCTCCGGTCTGTAACTGAAGAGTGGCTTCAATGACAATACCTTTGCGTTGCTGCAATAGGGATGTGCGGTAACTAAACTGCATCTCTTCCTTGGTTACTACCTTTGTCTTTCCATCGTTGAAAAGGATTTCGGCACTTGTTAGAATACGTGAAAGATCAGATCCATGCGCCCCGGCATTCATGTAGACAGCTCCTCCAACAGATCCAGGAATCCCGCCTGCAAATTCTAATCCAGTCAAGCCCTGTTTTCCTGCCTCTACCGCTAAGCGTACCATCGAGTACCCTGCACCAACACACACCGTTTCTCCCTGAAATTCGCAGTGACTTAGGCCCTGAGCTATCTTAAACACGGCCCCACGTATCCCTCCATCCCTCACTAGAAGGTTGGAACCGCGCCCAATAACAGTCCAGGGAATCTCATGTTGATGGATAATTTGAACCGCCCGAATGAGCGCTTCTTTATCTGTAGGCTGGATCATCAGGTCTGCTGGTCCCCCTATTCGCCATGTTGTATGCTTGGCGAGAGGCTCTTCAACCCATACTTTTCCAACATTTGCTTGTTCTAATGCTTCTGCTACATGCTTCATAAGAACCTCCTGACACAAATGCTAGGTCGGAACTTTTTTCAATCACGCGTTTGCTCCCATACTATGCGCATTTCCGATCTAGCGTGACAAACGCCTATTATTAGCGTTTTACCTCTTTTACTATCTGTTGATATAGATTACTCGCAGCTTCTGGCATTCCTAATGAGAGGGATGCCTTTTGCATATTGCTCCACTTTTGTTCATCTGTCAGCACGGTATGAAGCGTGGACATCAGTTTCGTAGATGTTAACTCTTTTTCAACTAAGACCGCTGCTGCTCCCGTTCTTTCCAATCCTCGTGCATTTTTCTCCTGATGGTTATTGGTTACATACGGAGATGGAATGAGAATCGACGGAATCCCCAGTGCCGTGATTTCTGCCAAAAAAGACGCTCCTGCTCGATTGACAATCACATGTGTTGCTGCTAGTAAATCTGGCATATGATCGACGTATGGAACGAGCGTAAAGTTGCTTGGTCGATCTGTCATTTGCTCTACACGTTCTTTAATCGATTCATAATGAACCGCTCCCGTTACATAGACAAAGTGACAGTCTGGATACGTGCTAAACTGCGTTAGAGATGAGAGCGTCACTTCATTGATCGCTCGTGCCCCACGACTACCTCCTACCACTAGCACAATCTTTTTGTCGCTTGGCAGTCCTAGCATATTTCGTCCTTTACTAGAATCACTATGTATGACTTCCGTAGCCCTCGGATTACCTATAAAGCTTGTTTTGGCTTGTGGAAAAAATGGCAAGGACTCCTCAAAGGAGACAGCAATTTGATTCACATAGCGAGATAAAAATTTATTGGTTATGCCGGGGACAATATTTTGTTCATGAATAATTGTAGGAATGCCTAGCTTAGCAGCAGCATACACGACCGGCCCGCAGACGTAACCGCCTGTACCAATAACGATGTCTGGCTTAAATTCCTTCAGCATTCGTTTCGAATCAGATACCGCACGTATAAACTTCATGATTGTACGCACATTATCAAAAGAGAGTTTGCGCTTAAAACCTGCTATCTCTACTGCTTGAAAGGGTATATTAAATTTGGGGACAATAGTAGATTCCAACCCTTTATGGGTACCGATATACAAAAAGGCAGCTTGCGGTTCATGACGCAAAATTTCTTTTGCAACCGCAAGCGCCGGATAGATGTGTCCTCCAGTTCCTCCCCCTGTTAACACGACTCTCATAGTATCACCCATCTCTTTTATGTTATCTGTTATCTGGAAAAGCGGGAGATGTTTAACAAGATGCCTACCTGCGTAAGCATAAGCGTTAGCGAGGAGCCACCGTAACTTAGAAACGGCAAGGTGATGCCCGTTACAGGAAACATGCCCGTTACAACGCCTACATTAATCGTTACTTGGATGCCGATCATGCCGATAATAGCAAGAGACAACAAATTTCCAAACAGATCAGGCGCTGTAATTGCTACTCGCATACCTCGCCATAATAGCAACAAGAATAAGAGCAACACCAGGGTCCCACCAACAAAGCCCAATTCCTCGGAAATAATGGAGAAAATAAAGTCATTATAAGGCTCAGGTAAGTAGGAAAACTTTTGCCTGCTCTCTCCCAATCCTAATCCTAACAGACCTCCTGGCCCAATCGCATATAGTGACTGAATGATTTGATAGCCGGAACCTAATGGATCTGACCATGGATCAAGAAACGAAGTAATCCGAGCCATTCGATATGGTGCTGACAGAATCAGACCAACAAAGCCCACGGCGCCAATCATCCCAAGCCCAACAAAATGGCTTACTCTCGCTCCAGAGGCAAAAATCATTAGAACCGCCATGCCCATCAAAACGCTTCCAGTCCCTAAATCAGGTTGTAACATAATCAACCCGAAACATGCAACTGGGATTAACAAAGCAGGAAACAATCCCTTTTTAAAATAAGAGATGTTCTTTTGATTATCTGACAACCATCTGGCTAAAAAAGCCGCAACACCAAATTTGGCAAATTCTCCAGGTTGAATACCGAATGAGCCGAATCCAAGCCAACTTTTTGAACCATTAACTTCACGACCGATAACCAGAACTACCACAAGCAACGCCAGGCTTATAATAAATCCAACTTTGGCCCATTTCTTCCATACCCAATAGTCAATATTCATCATCACATACATGGAGACAATACCCAAAATCGCGAAGATGATCTGCCGTTTGGTAAAAAAATACGGGTCTTGGAATTTGTGCTGGGCAAACACAGCACTGGCGCTGTAGACCATCACAATCCCTATTCCTAATAAGAGCAGGGTGACAAAAACGATAACAAAATCAGGGGCAGAACGTACTTTACTCATCGCAAGCCATCCTTTCGTACGCCGTCCCCTTGCTTTCATATTTGTCTGAACTCACAAAGGGACATGTTTATATAGGCTTGTTTCTAAGTTTATGCACGCTATCCTTAAACATGCTCCCTCTTACCTCATAGGAAGGGAACATATCCCAGCTAGCACAAGCCGGGCTTAACAAGACCACGTCATTCGCTTCTGCGACAGCCGCTGCTTGTTGGACAGCACTATCCACAGTATCGACCGCAAAACGAAGTTCAATCCCTGCTTCTTCAGCTCTTTTCTGTAAAATGGGAGATGTTTGCCCATATGTCACTATTGCTTTTACTTTGTTTTTCAATGGTTCAACCAATTCGGCAAAATTCACTCCCCGATCTAATCCACCTGCGATAAGCACAACAGGCTCCTTAAAAGCTTCAATACCTCGGATAGCAGCTTCGGAGTTAGTAGCTTTGGAATTGTTATAATATTTTACATCGTCGATTGTATCAACGTATTCTAAACGATGTTCAACACCACTAAAACTACGTAATACATGCTTCATCGCATCGTAGTCAGCACCAGCTAATCTACTCATTACGATCGCTGCAAGCGCATTTTCCTGATTAAATTCCCCTGGCAATGAAATCTCGTTGGCTTTCATAATCTCATCTACCTTGCCATCCACGTTTTTAAAGTAGACAATACCATCCTTGATAAATGAGCCACACGGAACCTCTTGCTTACTACTTACATAGAAAGTTTTTGCTCGAATGTTTTGGCAAACCTGCATCACGGGTTCATGATCATACGGCAGAACTGCATAATCTTCTTCCGTCTGATTGGCAAAAATTTTACATTTCGCCTTGGTATACTCTTCAAACGAATGATGATAATCCAAATGTGCTGGATAAAGATTTAAGATCGTAGCAATATGCGGACGGAACGTATCGGTTCCTATTAATTGGAAACTGCTTAATTCAGCCACTAAATACTGATCCTGCTTCATCTCTTCCGCCAAACTACATAACACCGTGCCAATATTTCCACCAACGATAGCATCCACAGTTGCCGCATGCAAAATAAGTCCCACTAAGGTCGTAGTCGTCGTTTTTCCATTAGAGCCCGTGATGCCGATCAATGGTGCTTTGGACAATCGATAGGCTAGCTCCACCTCCGTAATAACTGGAATGGACATAGCTAAAGCTTGCTGAACTGGTTTTGATTCATATGGAATACCTGGATTTTTAACCACTAATGAAACACCCTCGGAGATAAGATCATCAGGGTGTCCACCTGTAATAACTTGTACCCCGAGCTCTTCTAACTCTTCATATCCGGTAGCTTCCTCACGAGACTTTTGATCATTTACGATGACAATAGCACCAAAACGGTGTAACAGTTTTGCAACCGCCACACCGCTTTTCGCTAAACCTAAAACAACAACGCGCTTCCCTTTATACATATCCATGTTAACGTATCACCTCTAAATAAACACCTAATCCGGCAAATAGAATGCCAACAAGCCAAAATGTGACCACCACACGCCACTCAGACCAACCAGTAAGCTCAAAATGATGATGCAAGGGGCTCATACGGAAAACTCGTTTTCCGCGAGTTTTGAAAGATACAACTTGAATAATGACCGATAGCGTTTCAATGACAAAAACAATTCCGATAATCGCCAGTAGCAATTCTGTTTTGGTCATGATAGCAATCCCGGCCAACGCTCCCCCTAAAGCAAGCGAACCTGTATCACCCATAAATACACGTGCTGGATGTGCATTGAAGACTAGGAAACCTAGGACAGAACCAACCACTGCTGCACTGAAGATGGCCGTATCCATATTAGATGCATTCCAAGCTATGATCGCATATGCTCCAAAGGCAATTGCACTTGAACCTGCCAACAAGCCATCTAAGCCGTCTGTAAGGTTAACAGCATTTGTACTCCCCACAAGTAAAAAGACTAAGAACGGGAAGTAGAAGAGCCCCAGATCAATACCTAGTGACGTTCCTGGAATCGTCAACGTTGTGGGATGATTCATCTGCAAGAGTAAATAATAAGCACCGATCGCTAATAGGATTTGACCAAAAAACTTTTGTTTCGCAGTTAATCCCAGATTATGTTTTCTTTTAATTTTAATAAAGTCATCAAGAAAACCGATAAGTCCATAGCCAAACGTAACAACAATCAGAAACAACAACTCCGTGTCCCACTTCGCAAATTTTAACACGGTTAATAGGAGAGCCATAGCAATGATGGTTCCCCCCATAGTAGGTGTTCCCGCTTTTTTCTGGTGAGATTTGGGGCCTTCTTCACGAATGCTTTGACCAAACTTTAATCGGCGAAGCATGGGAATAAACAGCGGACCAATTAAAACAGCAATGAGAAAGGCTGCGATGATTGTTATAAATAAGACATTATCAAATGGCATGCCCCTACCTCCTTTCTTGCATAGTAGCTAATGAGTAGTCATAGTTGTTCGTTTCTTTTCTGTTCATGGATAGCTTCCTTTGCTATTTCCCGATCATCAAACGGAAAGATCTCACCTTTACTTTCTTGATAGGTTTCGTGTCCTTTACCTGCGATCAGAACACAGTCGCCCGGTTTTGCCTGCGAAATCGCATGCAAAATGGCTTCGCGTCGATTCACAATCGTAATGAAGCGTTCCTGATCGACATCCTGTAGCCCACCTACCATATCAGCCAAGATGGCTTCTGGCTCCTCAAAACGAGGATTATCTGAAGTTAAGACGCTGTAGTCAGCATATTTCGTTGCAATCTGTGCCATAATTGGGCGCTTTGTACGATCACGATTTCCACCACAACCTGCCACACAGATCAGTCGGCCTGTTACAAATTCCTTTGCTGTAATCAGTGCATTTTCTAGGCTGTCAGGCGTGTGGGAATAGTCTACGATTACAGCATAATCCTGTCCAAGTGACACAGGCTCAAAACGGCCGTCTACCCCTGGAATATCCTCTAAGCTTTGAATAATAGCTGCCAGTGGAACTCCTTCCACTAGGGTAGCTGTAATAGCTGCTAATGCATTATAAACATTAAACTTTCCCATTAATTTCATATTAACTGTTGCTTCTCCGGCAAAGCTTTGCACGGTAAAGCTAGTTCCAGCAGAAGTAATACGAATAGAAACAGCTCGCACATCCGCTTGCTGATCTATCCCATATGTAAGCACGCGAGCTGGGGTCACATGAGCAAAATACTTCGACACCTCATCGTCCGCATTTAAGATCGCTGTTTTCATGGACTGTTGATCGTAGCTGTTCCCTAACTGGGCAAACAATAGTGATTTTGCCTGACGGTAGTTTTCAAATGTCTTATGATAATCCAAATGATCTTGTGTCATATTCGTAAAAATCGCTGTTAGATAGTCGCAGCCATGTACACGTCCCATATCCAGAGCGTGTGAGGAAACCTCCATAATGGCATAATCCGTATGAATCTCCAACATCCGACGAAAACTAGATTGTAGATCAATAATATCAGGTGTCGTATTTTTCACCTTCTCAATTTGATCCCCAATGCGCATATGGATCGTCCCAATCAAACCCGTCTTTTTCTGTTGGTCTGTTAGTATTTTATCAATCAGATGTGTGGTCGTCGTCTTTCCATTGGTTCCAGTAACACCGATCAGTTTTAGCTTCTGTGAAGGAGAACCGTAGAACCGATCCGCTAAGAATGCCATTGCCCGCCTTGAATCTGGTACGATGACAACTGTTTTGTCCACCTCGATTTCACGCTCAGCTATAATGGCGATTGCTCCCTTTTCCACCGCTTGAGCAGCAAATTCATGACCGTCTACCGTAAAGCCAGACAGGCAAATGAATAAGTCCCCGGGCTTAACATTACGCGAATCAGCCGTAATTCCAGTGATGACTACTTGGTCATCCCCTGTTGTGTGACTGACTAGCAAGGGGGCAAGTAACTCCCTTAACAACATACAATGGCACCCCAATCTCCAACTAGTATAGACAAAAGATGTTTCGTTTCAAAAGTAGAAAAGCGATAAGAAGGGGAGATAAAAAGCTATCTCCCTCTACGAACATCTATTGTATAGCTAATTAGTCGTTTTGTCACCAAGGTATACGCGAATTTTTGAGCCTTCTTCCACCTTTATGCCCGGTTTGGGAGACTGTTTAATCACATGAGTTCCTTTACCGGAAACTTCTAAAGGCATGGTATAGTACGAATTGGTAATTTCTTTTATGGCCATTCCTACTAGGTTAGGAACCTCCACATACTTTTTATCTCCGTAGGCAATCTCACGTTCGATATCACTGGTGCGTTTCTCTACATTTAGATAAGGCAGGCTGGATTCTAGCACATTTTTAACAACAGGAGCTGCGATCGTGCCCCCGAATGCTTGAGCTTTCGGATTATCAACAGCTACGTATACTAGAATCTGTGGATCATCTGCCGGTGCAAATCCAATAAAAGAAACAATGTATTCATTAGATACATAATGTCCATTAGCTGATTTTTGAGCAGTACCCGTCTTTCCTCCAACTCGATAGCCTTCAATATAGGCATTGTGCCCTGTTCCACGAGATACAACACTTTCCAATGCACTACGCACCTGTTTTGATGTTTCCTCGGAAATAACTTGGCGCACTTGAGTGGGTATGGTACGACCGATAATATCGTGCGTTACACTATCCCTCCACTCCTTTGCAATGTACGGTTTCATCAATTTGCCACCATTAATTGCCGCTGAGACGGCTGCCATCTGTTGAATAGGTGTTACGGATACCCCTTGACCAAATGAAGTCGTTCCTAATTCGACGGGTCCAACACGCTGTAATTTAAACAAGATTCCATTCGATTCCCCGATTAAATCCACTTCGGTTTTTTTCCCGAACCCAAAATTTTTGATGTATTCAAACAGCCTTTCTTTTCCTAGGCGTTGTCCCATTGTCACAAATCCTGGGTTGCAAGAGTTCTCCACTACTTCTAGCATCGTCTCTGAACCGTGCCCCTGCCTTTTCCAGCAACGCAAGGGGGTACCTGCTACATTTATATGACCTGGATCAAAAAAGTTCTCTTTTAAATCAATGACCTTTTCATTTAAAGAAGCCGCTAACGTAACAATTTTAAACGTAGAACCTGGTTCGTATGTTTTCCAAATAGGTAAATTGCGGTTATAAATATCTGGTGCATACTCTAGATAGCGGTCTGGATTATAGGTTGGTCTACTGGCCATAGCCAGAATCTCTCCCGTTTTCGGATTCATCGCTACCGCTAAAATATCGTCTGGTTGATAAGCAACCATCGCCTGATCTAGTTCACGCTCCAGAAAGGTTTGAATTTGTTTGTCAATCGTTAGGTACATATCCATGCCATCGACTGGTGACACATACTTCTCCGCGTGCCCTGGCATAGCCCGCCCACCAGCATCAGCAGGAAAAGATACATGACCTGGTGTACCCGTCAATATCTTATCATACATCTTTTCTAACCCAGTTAGACCTTGATTGTCAATTCCTGTAAAACCAAGCACTTGCGCTAAGAACGAACCATTTGGATAAAATCGTTTAGAGTCATCTGCTACTTTAACTCCTGGTAACGCAAGAGCTTGTATTTCCTTAGCCTTCTCTTGTGAAATTTTCCGTCCCCCAGGAACTCGTACGATCATTTGAGAGCGTTTGCTGATTTCAGTGAGTACCTTTTGATCCGACTGACCCAAAATGATCCCCAGTTTCTTGGCTGTCTCTTCAGGATTTTTTATTTGTGCCGGTATGGCCATCACAGAAGGAACCGTTGTATTTTTCACCAGATCCTCACCATGTCGATCTTTGATGTTACCACGCTTTGCTTCAAATTTTACGTTGCGGCTCCATAAGTCATTGGCTTCATCCTGCAACCATTGTCCCTGAACTAACTGAATGTAGCCAAGCCGCGAAATCAATGCCATAAACAAGAATATTCCCACCACGAGTGCGATGAATATTCGCCGACGCACGGTAACATTTGAAACCCGCATACAGCAAACACTCCTCCTTGCCAATAAGGTTTGTCTTTTCCTACCCTATTCAGCAAAGAGGAGTGTTAGAACTACTTGTCTACAGATACATACGCAGGGGAAAGCTTTACTTGAATGGTCTCTTTACCCGTCAGTATGGCACCTGCTTCTACATTTTGTTCAACTACATATCCGCTACCTGTTGCATTTACTGCAATGCTCAGCAAATTACCATACTCCAGCACTTCTCGCAATGATTTCCCTTTAAAATTAGGCATTTTCATTGAGGCTTTACCATCTGAGGCAAGAAGTAAGGTCGTGGTGCTCCCTACTTTTTCATAGGGAGCCGGGATTTGATTAATGACATTGGTCCCCTCACCAACCACTTCTACCTTAAAACCTGCCTGCTTTGCCCGTTCCTTCGCTTCCGTTAAAGGGATGCCTGTTAGTTGTGGTACAGTTGACTCTGGTAACTGCTTCTCTTCCACCACAGCGGCTTGTGCAGCCAAGGTACTTCGGTCAGGCTTCTCTTGCAAATATTGCAAGCTTTTTTCCATAATCGCTTGAAACATTGGTGCGATAACTATTCGGCTAACTTGTGAATATTCTACTCCACCGCCTGGATCATCAACTACAATATAGACAACCAACCTCGGATTTTCTACGGGAGCAAATCCAATAAAGGAGTAAATATATTTATTATCAATAATTTTCCCTCGCTCATTATACTTCTGTGCCGTACCTGTTTTACCAGCTACACTAAAATTCTCCAATTTAAAAGCTCGTCCTGTCGCTCCTGATTTTATATCGCCATCAATGACCGTTTGCAAAATTTTGCGAGTTTCACGTGCCGTTTCTTCTGAGATGGGACGCGAAACTTCTTTAGGCTGATAGCGTTCTAGCACCTGACCTGTACGTGGGTCTGTACGCTCCTTTACAATGAGCGGTTGCATCAACTTACCACCATTTGCAATAGCAGCTACAGCCATGACCTGCTGAATTGGCGTTACGGTTACCCCTTGTCCAATTGGTGTGACAGCCAAGTCACGCGGAGAAAATTTATTTGGTTTTTCAACGTTTGTTAAGTTTCCTACTTCTTCACCGGGTAGTTGTATTTTCGTCTCTTTTCCAAATCCGAACGCTTTGAAATAATGCTCTAGCTTAGCTTGTCCTAGCTTCTCATTACCTAACATAGCAAACAGAACGTTACTTGAACGCTGTACACCATTTAAATATGTAATAGATCCCCATCCACTACGATTATGATCGTAAATAGCTGGTCCTGACTTCCAAGCCTTGTAATTTCCTGATTTAAATGTCCAATTCGAATGAAATACCCCTTCTTGAATAGAAGCTGCGAGCGTAATGATCTTAAACGTTGAACCGGGTTCAAACGTATAACTCACACCAAAATTCATATAATTAACGATATTACGGTAATTGTTTGGATCATGCTGCGGACGATTGGCCATCGCGAGGATTTCACCTGTATTAGGATCAGCTACGATAACTGTCATACCTTTTGGATGGAACGCCGCATCTGTTTTGTCTAACGCCTCTTCTACGTAATCTTGTACCTGATCGTCAAGGGTTAGCTTTACATTTTGGCCATCCTTAGCTGCTTTAAACTCAGTCTCCCCATCTGGCAACTGATAACCCAGAGCATCCTTCACGGTCTTCAGGACGCCCTCTTCCCCTTTTAATTCGTTCTTAAATTGTCGTTCAATCCCCATCACAGGTTTTCCCTCATTATCCAAAAAACCCAATACATGAGAGGCAAATTTCCCTTTAGGATAAAAGCGATTGGTTGTTTCCGAAATTTTAATTCCAGGCAATAGATTTTGCGGGGATTTTACCCCTTTTTCATCTAGCGGGTACTGCATGGCTATAATTTTTTCCTTTTGCTCCAAGGTTAATTTTGCAGCTTCAGGACCTAGTTCAACCCATATTGCATTTGGATTTTTGGTCAGACGCTCTAATATTTTGGCCTGTGGCTCATTTATGACCGTAGATAGTTTCTGTGCTGTCATAACTGGATCTTTCACATAATCCTTCGTGTCATTTTGACCATTTGCCAAGACCTTTGGGCGCACCTGTGCTTCCACTTTATAAGCCCGCCCCTCGAAAGCAAGTAGTCTACCATTTCGATCTAGAATACTCCCACGTTTAGGAATTAAGGTCGTATTGCGATTCCATTGGCCCTCTCCCTTTTCCATAATCCATCCAGCCTCTACCACCTGTACCCACCACAAACGCGATACCAAAAGTAAAAATCCGAGCAAAATCCCCATTCCCACAAGTAAAATACGCATGTTCATTCGCTTTTTTGTTGTCACGGACCTTTCCCTCTTCCTTTCTGGCAAAAAAGAAAATGTTACTCCCTCTTGCGTGAGTAACATTATTGAACTTTTTCAGCTTGTTTTGTTTTATCGGCTTTTTTATTCTCTTCCAATGAAATACCACCCATATTGCGAACCGATTTCATATCAAGAACCATTCCCATTTTTTCCGCTTCGGTTCCAATACGCTTGGGATTGCTCATTTCATCCACTTTTAATTGCATGGACTCAATCTCGCCCTTGGTAACTTCAATCTCTTTTTTCAACAGCTGAACTTGGTAGTTATTTTGTGAAATCTGATTATAACGGAAGCCGATAATGCTTGTAGCAATGACCAAAGCAAAGAT
It includes:
- the murA gene encoding UDP-N-acetylglucosamine 1-carboxyvinyltransferase — encoded protein: MEAFAIEGGKPLSGTLRIHGAKNAALPILAATVLAEGQFHIYDVPHLKDIEVMLKILSEIGAKVSHKEHTVTIDTTGINRTQVPEDLMGQMRSSIFLMGPLLARLGEVTISRPGGCAIGERRIDLHLSGLAALGAQYIDAEGYITFRSPALEGTKIFLTFPSVGATENIMMAAVLAKGTTRIYNAAREPEIIDLQNFLNSMGAKVRGAGTDTIEIDGVPRLRAISYRVIPDRIVTGTHLLAVGLSKGHIELSNTIPEHLTALVELVRGSGVEIKTYHDIMEIKNTSRPRAINRIMTSPYPGFPTDLQAQMMVFLSLANGTSLMKETVFEGRFKHVTELERMGASIFVDLGTAFIRGVDKFYGATVEATDLRAGAALVLAGLAAQGTTHVEQTQHIDRGYERIERQLQQLGASISRITI
- the murB gene encoding UDP-N-acetylmuramate dehydrogenase, whose protein sequence is MKHVAEALEQANVGKVWVEEPLAKHTTWRIGGPADLMIQPTDKEALIRAVQIIHQHEIPWTVIGRGSNLLVRDGGIRGAVFKIAQGLSHCEFQGETVCVGAGYSMVRLAVEAGKQGLTGLEFAGGIPGSVGGAVYMNAGAHGSDLSRILTSAEILFNDGKTKVVTKEEMQFSYRTSLLQQRKGIVIEATLQLQTGDRKEIATSLAQFKDRRLSTQPFNSPCAGSVFRNPPGDHAGRLIEASGLKGFIIGGAQISEMHANFIVNRGGATATDVLTLIEHARATVLKNFNVDLHTEVLVIGEG
- the murG gene encoding undecaprenyldiphospho-muramoylpentapeptide beta-N-acetylglucosaminyltransferase codes for the protein MRVVLTGGGTGGHIYPALAVAKEILRHEPQAAFLYIGTHKGLESTIVPKFNIPFQAVEIAGFKRKLSFDNVRTIMKFIRAVSDSKRMLKEFKPDIVIGTGGYVCGPVVYAAAKLGIPTIIHEQNIVPGITNKFLSRYVNQIAVSFEESLPFFPQAKTSFIGNPRATEVIHSDSSKGRNMLGLPSDKKIVLVVGGSRGARAINEVTLSSLTQFSTYPDCHFVYVTGAVHYESIKERVEQMTDRPSNFTLVPYVDHMPDLLAATHVIVNRAGASFLAEITALGIPSILIPSPYVTNNHQEKNARGLERTGAAAVLVEKELTSTKLMSTLHTVLTDEQKWSNMQKASLSLGMPEAASNLYQQIVKEVKR
- the spoVE gene encoding stage V sporulation protein E; amino-acid sequence: MSKVRSAPDFVIVFVTLLLLGIGIVMVYSASAVFAQHKFQDPYFFTKRQIIFAILGIVSMYVMMNIDYWVWKKWAKVGFIISLALLVVVLVIGREVNGSKSWLGFGSFGIQPGEFAKFGVAAFLARWLSDNQKNISYFKKGLFPALLIPVACFGLIMLQPDLGTGSVLMGMAVLMIFASGARVSHFVGLGMIGAVGFVGLILSAPYRMARITSFLDPWSDPLGSGYQIIQSLYAIGPGGLLGLGLGESRQKFSYLPEPYNDFIFSIISEELGFVGGTLVLLLFLLLLWRGMRVAITAPDLFGNLLSLAIIGMIGIQVTINVGVVTGMFPVTGITLPFLSYGGSSLTLMLTQVGILLNISRFSR
- a CDS encoding UDP-N-acetylmuramoyl-L-alanine--D-glutamate ligase — its product is MDMYKGKRVVVLGLAKSGVAVAKLLHRFGAIVIVNDQKSREEATGYEELEELGVQVITGGHPDDLISEGVSLVVKNPGIPYESKPVQQALAMSIPVITEVELAYRLSKAPLIGITGSNGKTTTTTLVGLILHAATVDAIVGGNIGTVLCSLAEEMKQDQYLVAELSSFQLIGTDTFRPHIATILNLYPAHLDYHHSFEEYTKAKCKIFANQTEEDYAVLPYDHEPVMQVCQNIRAKTFYVSSKQEVPCGSFIKDGIVYFKNVDGKVDEIMKANEISLPGEFNQENALAAIVMSRLAGADYDAMKHVLRSFSGVEHRLEYVDTIDDVKYYNNSKATNSEAAIRGIEAFKEPVVLIAGGLDRGVNFAELVEPLKNKVKAIVTYGQTSPILQKRAEEAGIELRFAVDTVDSAVQQAAAVAEANDVVLLSPACASWDMFPSYEVRGSMFKDSVHKLRNKPI
- a CDS encoding phospho-N-acetylmuramoyl-pentapeptide-transferase, encoding MPFDNVLFITIIAAFLIAVLIGPLFIPMLRRLKFGQSIREEGPKSHQKKAGTPTMGGTIIAMALLLTVLKFAKWDTELLFLIVVTFGYGLIGFLDDFIKIKRKHNLGLTAKQKFFGQILLAIGAYYLLLQMNHPTTLTIPGTSLGIDLGLFYFPFLVFLLVGSTNAVNLTDGLDGLLAGSSAIAFGAYAIIAWNASNMDTAIFSAAVVGSVLGFLVFNAHPARVFMGDTGSLALGGALAGIAIMTKTELLLAIIGIVFVIETLSVIIQVVSFKTRGKRVFRMSPLHHHFELTGWSEWRVVVTFWLVGILFAGLGVYLEVIR